In the Treponema maltophilum ATCC 51939 genome, AAAGAGGAAAAATTATATTTTACCCAGGCTCCAAATCTTCTTTTTGAGAGAAAATAAGATGGGGAAATAAAGGCTGCGTACAAAAAAGTACACAGCCTTTATTGTTTTACTGTTGATTACACGGGCAATTTCTTGTTTACCGTTTCCCGTTTATACCGAATCCGCCTGCGCCGGGCGCGCCGCGCGGCACAGTTTGACACTTGTTTTTTCTATTGTCATTCTGTATAGTAATGCCGATGAAAGTTTTTAAAAGATTGTGTGCGTTTACGTGCGCCGCCTTGTGCTGCGCCGTATACTGTTATGCCCAGCGCGCTCTTCCGACCGAATTAAAGCCCGCTTCTCTCGCGGCTTTTCGTGATGCGATGTATGCCGATCCTTTAAATCACGAATCTTTGCGCGCCTTATATGAGCAAACAAAGGCGGATATTCTCGCTTCCCTCAGCGATTACGATATGTACGTTGCACAATCCCGCCTCGATTATTATATGGGCAGAAGTTACAGCTACGCCCAAAACAAAACCGAAGCCGCTTCTTTTTACGACCGCTCGCTGGAAAATGCCGAAAAAGCCCTTGTACTTCGCCAAGGCCCCGAAGCCCTGCTCATACAAGGCGAAAGTCTTTCGCAAAACTGTGCCGTAAAACCGACTTCATATGCGCTTGCAAACGGACTGAGAGTCGGCAAAATCGCAAAGCAAGTGCTCGACGCCGATCCTAAAAACGGCGCTGCCCGTTATTTGTTGTCGGCGCAGCATATTTACGCACCCAGCCCGTTCAATAATTACCGGCGCGGTATAAAAGAAATGCAGGAGATTTTGGATACAAGCGGCATAAGGCTCGAAAACGACGATCTGTTCAATATAACGAGCGCCCTTGCCTATGTGTATATTCAGCAGGGAAAATACGACGATGCGCTGCCGTGGATTCAAAAAGCGCTCGAAGTCTACCCGACGAACTTTTTCGCTCTTTCGCTGCAAGAGCAGATTTCGGCAAAAAGGAAAGCGCCATGACTTCTTTTGTGATTGTTGCATTCGACTGGATTATCATCGCACTCGGCGCATATTTTTTTTGTTTGGCGACAATCAACGCTTTATGGATGGGAAAAGAAACCCGCAGGGCCGAATTGACCGACGGCCCGCTTGTGTCGGTTTTGGTGCCCGCCCGCGACGAAGAAGAACATATTGTGCCGTGTATAGAATCGCTCATGCATCAAACATATAAAAATTATGAAGTACTCGTGCTGGACGACAATTCGACCGACAAAACCCGCGAATTGTTGAATAAACTGCAAGCCTTGTATCCGGACAAATTGAAGGTTTTTTCCGGCAAAGCGCTGCCGGAAGATTGGCGGGGCAAGGTGTTCGCAATGAAGCAGCTGTGCGGCAAAGCGAAGGGCGAATATTGGCTGTTTACGGACGCCGACACCGTTCACTCGTCGTCTTCCGTTTCTCTTGCGATTACGAACATTCTCTATCATAAGGTTGACTTTTTGTCAGGCTATATAACGCAAAAAACAAAAACGCTCGGCGAAAAAGCGACGGTTCCTTCGCTCTATTTGCTGAGCGGTTTTATTTTGCCGCTGTGGGTGTGCAAGTGGGGTAAGTCTTCGGCTTTGGCCGTAGCCATCGGTCAGTATATTTGCGTAAAAAGCGCTTCGTTCATGGCTTGCGGCGGCTTTGATTTGGTCAAAGACAAAACGACCGAAGACGTTTTCCTTGCGCGTGCAATGAAAAAACACGGCTATAAAACCGTTTTTCTTAATCTGAAAGATGCGGCCATGTGCCGAATGTACACATCGTGGCAAAGCTGCGTCAACGGTATAAGTAAAAACATCTTCGATTTTATGAACAAAAACAACATTATCCTCGTGCTGGCCGTTATCGGCGTGTTTATCTTTTTAGCCCTGCCGCCATTTTTAACGATCGGGTTAAGCATCTATACGGTGCTTGCGGCTAAAGCTTTTACGTTTACGCTTGCCGCGCTGTGGATCAACATGCTTTTGGTCGGCGGCACATGGGTAATCGTTTTTACGACACAGGGCGTAAACTGGAAGCACGCGTTTATCTATCCGCTGATTTTTGTAAATATTTTATATATTGCGTTCATATCCTGGCGACGTTCCGTGTTCAAAAAGGGCTATGAATGGAAGGGTAGGATGGTTTACTGATGGCCTACAAAAAAGGGCGCCCGCTCATAGACACAAGCCTTTTTTTTCGTATTGCATCGGCGCTGACTTTTTACCCTTTGGAAGTTTTGGCATATGCGGTATATAAGATTCTTTACGGCTCGAAAATCTTCGGGCGCACCAAGCTGCAAAAACTGAAAAAAGCCGTTTTGGTATCGAACCACACGACCTTTCTCGATCCCGTTTTGATGTCGGCGGCAGTGTATCCGCGCTGCGCCTATCATACGCTTTTGGAAAGCGTCGTGCTTGTTCCGTTTCTCGGAACGCTGTGCCGGCTTTTAGGCGGCGTTCCCGTTCCGCCGAGCATTCGGTCCATGTTCAATCTGCCCAAAGAATGCGCAAAAGGCTTGACTCACCGCCGCTTTATCCATCTGTACCCCGAAGGCGAATGCTATGTACAAAATCAGGATGTGTTCCCCTTTCATGCGGGCGCTTTTTTAATCGCCGCCGAATTGGATATTCCCGTCGTGCCTTTGGCAACCGTTTTTATAAGCAGCGGCGGCAAAACGCCCAAACCGCGCGTGCGGCTTTATGTGCTCGATGCGGTGCATCCTTCACGCTTTAACTGCAAAAATCCCGCAACCGGCAAAACGGATCTCAAAGCGGTCAGAGTCTTCGCCGAGTACGTACGCGTGTGCATACAAAACGAAATAGACAGACGCGGTGGCACCCGCGAATTTTACAAAGGGCACATGCCGCGGATCGTCGGAGAAGGCGCATAAACTGTCTGGGGAAAAGCCAACTCAGGGAATCGAACCCTGTACCTGCTCATTACGAATGAGCTGCTCTGCCAAGTGAGCTAAGTTGGCACGTTCATAATGGTTCATTATAGTAAAAGAAAGGCTTCGGGTCAAGGTATCCGTGCATCGTTCACCGGAAATTTCACATATATTTAAAGTTTGCGATTATTTATAATGACAAAAACCTAAAAAGCGTGTATAATAAACCCAATATCGATTATCTAAGAGGATACCCATATGAGCAAAGCCGTAACAGACCGTAAGCCGTGGGCGTTTTTGGACGCGTACCGCGGAACGGATTTTAAAGGGGAATGGCCCACGCTGCCGGAAATGTTCCGCATTTCCGTAAAGCGCTTCGGGAACCGCCCGTGTTTCACCGTTTTTGAACAGGAAAAACACACACACACTTATAATGAAGTATTGGAAAAAGTCGAACGGCTGGCCCAATGGCTGGCGGCGCAGGGAGTAAAAAAGGGCGACCGTGTTGCGGTTTCCGGAAAAAACTCTCCCGAGTGGGCAACCGTGTACGTGGGCGCCCTGTTTGCCGGAGCCGTCATCGTTCCGATCGATTACGCGCTGCATGAAAAAGAAATCGAAAATCTTTTGCGGGCTTCCGACCCGAAAATCTTTTTTGTGGACGAAGAACGCTACGAACATTTTAAATCGAACACGGATAAATCGAAACTTGCAGTCTATTCGCTGACTCCCAAATTCGCCGACACCTATGTCTACGATTTAAAAACCGATAAAAAAAGCGACATAAAGCCGGCTGAAGAAAACGACACCGCCGCTATTTTGTTCACTTCCGGAACGACGGGGACTCCGAAAGGCGTTATGCTGTCGCATAAAAACCTCGTTTCCGACTGTTACATTGCGCAAACGAATTTGCAAATATTCGAAACGGACGTTTTTTATGCGCTTTTGCCGATTCACCACTCGTATACGATGCAGGCCGTTTTTATCGAATCGTTGTCCGTCGGCGCCGAACTCGTGTTTGCGAAAAGCATGGCCGTGTCGCGCATGCTCAGAGAATTGCGTGAAGGCAAAATCACCATGCTTTTGGGTGTTCCGCTTTTATTCAACAAACTGCTTGCGGGCATCTTAAAGGGCATTAAAGAAAAAGGCTTTATCGTATACGGCATCATCCGTATGCTCATGGGCATTTCTTACATGATCAAAAAAATTACGGGCGTCAACCCGGGTAAAAAGATGTTTAAAGCCGTGTTGGAAAAAGCCAGCATAAGCACAATCCGCATTGCGATTTCCGGCGGAGGGCCCCTTGCGGCAAGCGTATTCCGCATGTATCAGGAATTGGGCATCGATTTTATTC is a window encoding:
- a CDS encoding AMP-dependent synthetase/ligase, with amino-acid sequence MSKAVTDRKPWAFLDAYRGTDFKGEWPTLPEMFRISVKRFGNRPCFTVFEQEKHTHTYNEVLEKVERLAQWLAAQGVKKGDRVAVSGKNSPEWATVYVGALFAGAVIVPIDYALHEKEIENLLRASDPKIFFVDEERYEHFKSNTDKSKLAVYSLTPKFADTYVYDLKTDKKSDIKPAEENDTAAILFTSGTTGTPKGVMLSHKNLVSDCYIAQTNLQIFETDVFYALLPIHHSYTMQAVFIESLSVGAELVFAKSMAVSRMLRELREGKITMLLGVPLLFNKLLAGILKGIKEKGFIVYGIIRMLMGISYMIKKITGVNPGKKMFKAVLEKASISTIRIAISGGGPLAASVFRMYQELGIDFIQGYGLTETSPIIALNPKEHFKIESVGRFFHPYMEMKILDPDENGIGEVIVKGPMVMQGYYKMEKETADVFTPDGWFKTGDLGKLDSEHYLYLAGRAKNLIVTEGGKNVFPEEIENAFQLFTDIEQITIQGYLQDAAMKSEGIEALVYASDDLFKRLNVIRGSDDAVDPIYDAVKDIIDKVNKNLPTYARISKITILDEPLEMTTTRKVKRKYTK
- a CDS encoding glycosyltransferase — protein: MTSFVIVAFDWIIIALGAYFFCLATINALWMGKETRRAELTDGPLVSVLVPARDEEEHIVPCIESLMHQTYKNYEVLVLDDNSTDKTRELLNKLQALYPDKLKVFSGKALPEDWRGKVFAMKQLCGKAKGEYWLFTDADTVHSSSSVSLAITNILYHKVDFLSGYITQKTKTLGEKATVPSLYLLSGFILPLWVCKWGKSSALAVAIGQYICVKSASFMACGGFDLVKDKTTEDVFLARAMKKHGYKTVFLNLKDAAMCRMYTSWQSCVNGISKNIFDFMNKNNIILVLAVIGVFIFLALPPFLTIGLSIYTVLAAKAFTFTLAALWINMLLVGGTWVIVFTTQGVNWKHAFIYPLIFVNILYIAFISWRRSVFKKGYEWKGRMVY
- a CDS encoding tetratricopeptide repeat protein, giving the protein MKVFKRLCAFTCAALCCAVYCYAQRALPTELKPASLAAFRDAMYADPLNHESLRALYEQTKADILASLSDYDMYVAQSRLDYYMGRSYSYAQNKTEAASFYDRSLENAEKALVLRQGPEALLIQGESLSQNCAVKPTSYALANGLRVGKIAKQVLDADPKNGAARYLLSAQHIYAPSPFNNYRRGIKEMQEILDTSGIRLENDDLFNITSALAYVYIQQGKYDDALPWIQKALEVYPTNFFALSLQEQISAKRKAP
- a CDS encoding lysophospholipid acyltransferase family protein, with the protein product MAYKKGRPLIDTSLFFRIASALTFYPLEVLAYAVYKILYGSKIFGRTKLQKLKKAVLVSNHTTFLDPVLMSAAVYPRCAYHTLLESVVLVPFLGTLCRLLGGVPVPPSIRSMFNLPKECAKGLTHRRFIHLYPEGECYVQNQDVFPFHAGAFLIAAELDIPVVPLATVFISSGGKTPKPRVRLYVLDAVHPSRFNCKNPATGKTDLKAVRVFAEYVRVCIQNEIDRRGGTREFYKGHMPRIVGEGA